A region from the Rosa rugosa chromosome 6, drRosRugo1.1, whole genome shotgun sequence genome encodes:
- the LOC133714395 gene encoding uncharacterized protein LOC133714395: protein MNYNMQQMDHTLSDLLNMLVSAEKQIKKESGSVAIVASSSKSKGKGKGKKKQVAKPKGAVQKKKKKEQKEPKGVCFFCNKDGHWKRNCKAYLASLKNQSSTAGPSGSKEA from the exons atgaactataatatgcaacaaatggatcatactctttctgatcttctcaatatgctggtatcagctgagaagcaaatcaagaaagagagtgggagtgtggccattgtcgcttcttcttccaagtccaaaggcaagggaaaagggaagaagaaacaagtggcaaagcctaaaggagcagtccaaaagaagaagaagaaggaacaaaaggaaccaaaaggtgtttgtttcttttgcaacaaggatgggcattggaagaggaattgcaaagcttatcttgcatccttgaagaaccagtcttcaacagcag gacctagtgggagcaaggaagcttaa